The following DNA comes from Apis cerana isolate GH-2021 linkage group LG14, AcerK_1.0, whole genome shotgun sequence.
tttgattttaaaaatcattctcaaaatcaattttgcgattattttttttgacagATTTCCATCGATCCAAAAATACAGAGTCTCCCATCAATATCGatacaatgataaattttccgTATCTCTTTAagcagaatttaattataacattgtaaacagaaacaaaaattttcctaaagtaattcaaaaattaaaatgataatgtataaattatctcactgatatataatatacataaaaatacatctcactatataaaaaaaatacttaaaataatttttgaaatatttcaagatcgtgaaaattagtaaaaagaaagataatctttaacaattaaatcagtaaatcaaaagtaaattttaattcaaattttttatatatttatatatattaatatggatCTTACCtcatttttaatggaattatcCAAGTAGCAAATATCCAGTTCTTGAAGTAAATGTGTTGTTAAttctatctataaaattctaaaattaaatgcatctataaattaattctttatttatgatataaaaagatataatcttACCTCACGATAGAATTTAgtacaatgattatttaataaaacaatttttataaaaaataaaaaaatccataCGAAGAATCCTATAAGTCCTTTATTTGACAACACTTCTGATAATTTTaaggatattaaataaaaatatccattataAAGCACACTCAATAGTGAtgaaaattgcattattaaatctaatacaaTTTGATATGTATATGCTTGGTTAAGTTCGCGTGAAAGTTTCAGAACCTCGAAATGAATATAcctttaatatatacatatgtgtgtgtatgaaatgaaataatttaattggaaataaaataacatgagtatcattttcatcaacttagtaatttattaccattaataagagaaaagaaatagccccagatatttaaataagcaaaaaataaataaatagtttataaattttaatgaaattcttctttttgaaaataaacatatgaattttttaatttttacttttagaaaaaaagatcaataaactaaaattgaaaaaatatgtttacatGTTTATATGTTATCACAAGAAAATAGTTCGTAACActatatatacttttcaatcattttttatatgttcacatatatttaaaatacatcacAATAAGCTTGATGtatcaatatttgtatatttttatttatatatccaatttttgaatttttggtagtcataatatcttttaaagattttttgataaaaaaatgtattgcaTGTGATGAcgatatttgttttgattaaaaaaatttttaatattttattttttctatgacacaatttatatttagtagcaattcattttatgaaaagtttatcctgcaaaatattgaaatttcgattttttgtattttttattgaaatataattaaaatataatttcaattatattgaaatataaacaattttttagaaataaaattttttagcaaagatgataataatttaattgcattCATTGCATTGTTCGTTGAATCTTCgttgattcaaaaaaattttttatggaattattgtagaaagttgttcagaaatataaaaaatgattgataaattttaacttttattgatatataaattaatatatgaattaatatatgtatcaattataaaatacttcaatatttttaataaatgtattattaaatttaaaaaacaaatctatttaatgttatttttaatttgataaatttattaaatttttaaatatatttaattatgtgatatttaagatttttgaaaattcagaaatatctgattgatttcattctattttgctgtaattaatataaattaaaattagtttaatgaaaattttaaaaaatattgtattgttaatattaaaatcaataaaatatttaatatatttttatttatatttcttttcatattttttatatatttttcttttatttattgtctcttttctatatttaattatatttatatttattatatttataattatattatattattatatatttatttctatatttatatttttattattatattatatttattatatttatatttattaatatttatatttatttctatatttatattgtctcttatctatattcaatattaatgattataatattttatataataaacattattgaaatgtaattaaatattgaaattttatattgataatatcatGGTAATATCactttcaataaaaagaaaattgattttaatatctaatttgtTTGATATATGTTGTTcttaatttgtaattgttaAGCACatagaatcgaaaattataaaattataaaaattatattaaaaatactgtataaaaataaaatttaaaaaatctatctatTCACCATCTGAGGCTATCCCGTTTACTCCTTTACTAAATATtctaacaaatatacaaaattctatacattattatgaaattaccttgtgatttgaagaaaatgttgaacaaaatattttttattattgtaatccattataattacaaatttacataaaataaatgattgcatgttatatcttatattaatatcttttgtatTTGATAGCTGATAtatctcttttataattttgtttatcttaTGTAATTTGTCctgtaaaatacttaaaaaaattgaaataatatgattttggaTTATTGGAAACaataatgattgaaataaatataatactgtgatattataaattcatccatatttttataattttcacaaaaacaaaacaattttcaaaaaaataaaaatctttaaagaattaaaaaaacctTGTGTACCTTTAGAAtgtgatataaaagaaaaataaagaaataaaatgaagaaacaaaattttttcttataaatcttataaaaaaaaatattctcttaaaaatatattttttacattatctaCAGAATAATGTTATTCTATAGATAATAATGTGAATTCAatgtgttattttaaattcttatgtttaaaatttagtcaatttttaattttgtaaatttaaattttatgtaataattttttattatcaaatgatCCCAAACacttataattgaataatttattcagtctaaattatctattcttggttcgattataattaatatatttattaatccattaatagattttataaatttaatgtaataaaactttattacaATCTTGGTTTAGAGATTTTctatccaaatttttttttgtaattaccaTCATTATATAATGGCGGTTATAAATCATACTATATAAAGTTACCGTTGAGcacttcatttaaatataaaaatatttattatgttgaaattttattttatttttttaatgaataatatataatataataatattaatactgaaaaaaaaaattatttacttatcatTATACCAGtgtacacattttttttctaatttttttctaacacttttcatagtaaaaaaaaaataaagaaatatataataaaataataataaaattactattacttgatagaaaatcataaattgattaataataaatcaagaaatacatttacattatCGATTTAGTTTCGAAGAAATACGAGTTtactcatataaaatattattttcgagcATTATTTCTTGGATGTGATTGaactgaaatttaaatattactcatgaaaatttcttctgcaagaatagaatattatatcatcgattattgttaaaattaaaatttagtttagCCTCGTGATCgattttgcttctttttttaaattactttttattaaaaatgttaaatcgataagaatattatcctgttaaatatttattctaaaatatatataatatataattaatgtataataatatatataatataatatataattaatacttttatttttttatcaacattatgaataacaatatataactgcacatttgttgaatttatttaatgtgaaatataatatcaattttaaaaaaaaaatattttagaaaatttaaatatcatatatcttttttaatattaatattataaaaagctaatattatattatataaagctaatattataaaaatcatatcaaagtgaaattaaaatcaataaaaaaatatattgaaaaaaaagcataaagataaagattttacagtttataagataataaaatacagataataaaaaaaaattaaatttaaatagatctagctgcaattattattaacatgatttaaaaaaaatgttttattataaaaatttttaatatttaattttctaagacaatttatttttatatattttttacagacTTTATAAGACTGGAGttacatttcatattaaatcaaattaacaattattatacaaatatttaatatcatttatattctatagtaTATTGATAGAGATTGagaaaactattttttgaGAATAGTAATTCTACCGATATTTACCAAAAAAgtttttggaattaatttctCAGAAGttgttataatcattattaaactttaattttgacatcattaaaaatattgtattttggcaaaaaaatttaatacaaaaaaaaagaactataaattaacaaagaagctaaattaatcatttgaaaattaaaaaaatatacagaattCACTtgcaaaaaaatgattcaaaaaaatttaaataacttaatgtttgtaattgcttgattatatcaaaaatgaaagaaaattgattaaatattaaatataattgattaaatataaaatgattaaatataaggatattaaaattatatattgattttatcgttttaaaaatatcattaaaagacattatatttaatagaaaattagaagaattttgtttttatatatcttttctttttctattacattacataaaatacataaaaaaatttcaatctttatttcattcttgtaaaagttgtaaaaatatagatgaatttattatttgtaatataattataattttatacaccatataaaaagtaaatataaagaatattatatgattctaTTCTATATGATTCTGAATCAATCATGATTCTAtatcaaaatctaaaaataaaaatgaatataaacatgattttgatattaaaaattaagcaaatttttttattgcatcgtattctattcaaaagtaaaaaagtttCAAAGGAATTATGAATCATAACTCAATTAttctcttgaaaaaaatatattatatttccattatgaattcattttatttaaaatttgtttatattcttCGGTCTTAATTgtcttaatttcaaaaaaagtatatagcATATGACATACAAATCtagcatatttcttttttataaaacatcaaACAATCAATCAAAACATCAATTGTTTGGTTATATAAaccaacaaaaaatttaaatattctatatgatGTTGCTTATGATAGTATCTTTTTTCtcgtaatgaaaatatatccaaaaaaaatgagacacattcaattttcataaatttatcataagcgaaatatctttaataaaatctttttatagatttttttacttttttactattatatatatatatatatatatatatatatatatatatatatatataaataatacaataaatagtacaatatatatatatatatatatatatatatatatatatatatatatatatatatatatattgtactaTTTACACGCTGAATTAttctcattattatatattatagacttttcttttcgagaaaatttcttataacagtttcctttttttttctttttctttctctttctatttaaACTACACATGCATGAAGCTGAAACTTTATCTCATCTTCATTGTATCAATCATTGATTGATTAAACTCCTCGgttgaataaatacatatcgtttaaaatatcaacaaaatttcaatatacttCATTGTGGAAAGATACTTTTAGAAATGTCagatcgattatttaaataataaaaaaaaaagaaaaatgtgataattctaggatatttttataataaattttttttaaatttgcaactaaaaaaaatttaattcttttttcaaaagacaaattataatgatttctttGAAACTTTTTACTCTTGcgaaaatataatggaataaaaaatttaattttgattttcaagaTCAAAAACATTTCTacttgcatttttatttacaaatctctttcttataaaagaaaaaatataaataaatttacattatttttaatgaaaaatattagtgaagttatttatgaaaatcaatattttgttataaatttattaaatattgatttgtttaataaaatatatttctttttttatataatttaccttattaatataataaaagtaagaatACCTAAACTCAtagttattattgatataaatataaaaatatttatatcgtctTGGTGTTGAATGGAAATACTAGAATAATAATCTAGCGAAATAATGCTTATCATTATTACGctagatataattaatgtttgtgTAAcgcaaaaaaaagtttttcggtaatttttctcaattccaAATGATTGTAAAGTATTGTCTATTTGTTcacattttgcaataatttttctcgaacgctacaatgaaaaaggaaaaaaattgtaagaaatatatgaatactagaaaaataaagaaaatataatatctaatgttaatatttgttatatttaattttaattataagtcactttttaattttagaatcaaaATACAGAATTGAACATTAGATATAGACGTAtcgtttgtaattttttataattcttaatataatatattaataatgttaaaaatgttaaaatattagatattcttgtaaaatatagcatgttttagaaatttcttgttatgtataaatttaaatattatattattgcagTTGATTTAAATACGTTAACAtgataatctataattaaaattaatcacaataataataagaataatgttTGCAGTTCAAATGCTGAAAGCCtgaatttatcttaatatactTTATGTGACTTTTACAAATcttaaaaagagaggaaatgcATATATGAGTCTAACAAAAAatcagatttaatttatcatttaatcttattcaatatttatgataattattttgaaattttatttgtaaaaattaatagaaatatgaaaattgataaaaatcaagATGTTAAAATGAACACTATTATATataccaattaaaaattttcttcaacatttctatttcatttaattatcttattgtttgtcattatgtattttaatttaaaaaatacttacttCTGTATTCAACATtccaagaattataaaaatcataacgCATGTAATGTTAATGTATGAAGCTAGTTTATAACTGATTTCGTTGTATGCAAaccatattttgtaatttatatttattattgtatttaaaaatataatatataaaataatgcatgTGCCAGCGTATATTATACTCCAACCATACcgtaattgtttttttgattcaaatatacgtagagcaaatatttcattaataataatgatatgtatTAGCGAAGCATATTGCGTTTCTGGTGTCCATGCTAAAATTTTTGTCTTAAACGCTTCAATTGTGTCTAAAAGCACAGAACACATATTAGAATTctgataaacaaatttataaaataatgattctcagagattattataaaattatataatttatataattatactaaataaactataatttcataaaaataattatatagtatatagatttatttaaatattaatataataaatgtaataaaagaataataacaaaataatttacaaaaattttttattagttgatttttataaatgtctcaaatatctttataaaataacatataaacaagaaaaaatgaatcaatgtAAACAATTTAGAATTCAGTGAgatgaatttcttttacaaaaataatatttctctattattttgttattatatatgaaaaaattattttcttacatgagaattcatattaatatttacttacctttcatattcttcttaattttgttcatgtaaataactatatttattaataaaaaaattatatttaattaattttaaaaaattcgtatttcttttataaataatcaatttctttttttaaggtttttttaaattgttatatagtattgtaaattttaaaatgagtaggtttatttatttgtctGTTGTTATAATTTCCTTTGCATTTCATGACTATTGCAATTACAAATAATCGTCGTATTATCTGAAATTGTATGTTTtcaacataatttttctttaagattaatcaaatatcgcatatgtcattttatttatttatcaacaaagatacaaattaaagaatataatttctttttttaaaaaaatgtttacttcaatttaattttctttcagattaatttttcaagaaattaattatggatattctatattatttgattaataagaattaatacgTAAAATACTTCTcagaaaatcataaaaatgttatccattgtaataataagatttttgaatcttttctttttttgtttatgaaaaatcGTGTTTTCCGtatgttttgatattttaatatttaaatgatattttaggcataaattatttgtcatattcgctttcatttttaattttctttattttaatgattttggaTATAGCcatttttcttatacaatGAGATTCTTGGAATTATCATAatgttttactttaatatttttgtaacattatgatttttatttatggctTTTAATAGCtttatcttgataaaaatttttattattttttatagaaatttttttcagcaagaaattttatataagaatttcatattatttcataagaaaaattataatcatgtataatcaattaataattaataatatttttttttatattttgcgtcTAATTtatgtctttttcttttctttttatttcacatctaaatttgaagatatctttaaatactttatatatttttatacttaatataacTATTCTATGATGTtacatcattatattatttatggtattattagatacttttttttgttcgtatacaatttatataatctaattattgtatatgatcttattaaataatatttttcattatactttatccagatatttacttactttatcgattgcattttaaaatttcatttttgcattttaaaagttatcgaTTATGTATGACGTGATTGAATTTTTGTAgtattactattaaatttattttattttttgttttgatatctttaattttgatttatttatttcttactttcaatatgaaactataattaaaaataattaaaaataattttatatttttgcaatatttatataaagtatttatatttgcagtatttatatataatataaaacttgtagaaataaatattacataaaaattacaaaaattatatgaatttttgaattatgaaatcataattatatcataattataacaatttattaaattttttaatcgaacagAATGTTATCATAGCAAAAATgggataaagattttttattccacATTTCTATAAtgaactttttatttctcatagcttattttagattatattaattttatcatgtatGAATAGAATCTAAATCTGGattagttataatattaattatatttgatttaaatatatattgtaaatgttcaaaaacaaaatttttaaagatattttttttgtggcaaataaaagaatatttgatcTTTTCAATCTCctattcgttttcttttcctactaaaaaaataataagtaataattcatttgatgAAAGattaagaatagaaatatgatattctacataataacgatttttaattaattaacttcttTGTTACTtgcattcaattaattatttttcttaaattatgtttttgtatttgctagatatttttcaatttactttttaatttaattttttagcttaattttttgtagaatatattatagataaaacaaaaatatcttttagcTTTTGTCTTGtggctaaattatatttataaaatttatttccgcTGTTTGGGAATTTTTATGAGtatcttacattttttatgtaagtactttttaaattagtttctattatcgtataaatgttgcataatattacattcattaacattaattaataattatcttaaatatcacttttatatttttaactaatattattaacaaattttctttttcctaaatattaattcataatttttaataaattaataaagc
Coding sequences within:
- the LOC133667315 gene encoding uncharacterized protein LOC133667315, producing the protein MIFIILGMLNTEVLKLSRELNQAYTYQIVLDLIMQFSSLLSVLYNGYFYLISLKLSEVLSNKGLIGFFVWIFLFFIKIVLLNNHCTKFYREIELTTHLLQELDICYLDNSIKNEIQQFLLQLLLHPFKFTAGGYILSNKLSTEFFGTLITYLVVFIQISISTNMK